The window TGTTCAGTGGCTGTGCCGCAGCTGCCATTTGTTGATCCGGCTTAGCTTTGAACCCAACTAAAGTACCATCGTCCCGCAAAACAAAATACCTTGACCTCCAATTCTTTATATGCTCTCCTACacataacaaataaaaaatcatCTTTAATATATCACCTCTATAAATATCAAGCATTTATTTATCCTTtacaaaatatgtaaataatatcTATTTAGTGTAAGATAATGTCCAAAGTTGAAACGAACAGTCTAATACTTTAATATTATAGTAATTCTGCTTTCTAAAATTCTCATGAAAAAATTACTTTTAATCTTGACGTTTAATTATTAAAAGGAGGGATACGATAACAGAGGAGAAGATTTGAGAAAACGAGAAGAGGTTATTTCAATTTAGACTCGGCCCGATCGAAATGAAGGAAAGAAGTAAACATAAATATTATGAAACTGCTCTGTAGTACCGCGTTTTTGCAGCCAGCCTTCCTTAACGACACGCTGACCGCCGCCACCGGACGCTGCGACGTTCATCGCTGCGTCTCCCATAACTCCTTTAATGCGCACTTGCACACACTATGCGGATACTCGGTGTCCCTGTCTAGCCGGAATATTCCAGGAAAATTATCGAAATACAACACCGAGAATGGCACGAGTATACAAACTTGAGCAATCATAGATACACGTTTGGCAGGTAAACTCAACTTATACTCTGTGATCGACAGACACACTAATGCGCACTAACTAAAACTAGCATTGCTTTCTCGTATACCGGAGATGGCGCAGTAATCAATTACGAATAAAGAAGAATTTTCATTGAACGATGCCTGTCTACTTTCAATCAACCTCGGGTTATCGATACGGATATTGATGACGCTTACACCtttctatatatattctatCCTTTCGGAAAAGCATGCGCAAAACCCTTTGTTTATtatgatttattatatatatatatatatatatatgtatgtacattttaGACCTACATTATTATGTACGACTGtacgaattttaataaaaaataaccgTGTTTCTTCAAATATTGTGCATTATTACATTGCGTTCCAAttactatattttaattataatctcTGGAAATTATTAGTTGCTTATAATATTTTTGAGCTTACGTaacaaatttctattaattCTATTTAAAATATAGACACAAATTCCAAAGTCGTATACTATTCTAatagaattaaatataaaaatctataGATATGTATAGTGAAATAATAGCTGTAGCGATGATGTAGATGCCTATCGACAGCTATAGATAACTAATCAAAAGGCGTAGCACGGCCGTAATTTACATggaaatgaatattttttatcgataaAGTTAATTCAAAGTTGTTTTAAATCATTTTCAATATCGTTGTGGTATAATGACTTTATCGTGAATATGTATTCAGTTTCGatgtgttttataaaatttgtcTACCTTCCACTCTATCGCATCGACAATCACGTTTGTCACTGGGTTATCGGCCGACATTCGCTTTGACAGTGATTTTTTTTCCCTCTAACTTACTTGTCTCTTTGTGAATTAGTATAGAAGATAAGATTTGAGAGaagtttataaaaaaaatgGTAATCGTTGTCCATCGAACTGAAGGCAGGATTTCAAACCtgtttgattattaaaattagaATTATGTGTAATCAATATTTGTTTACTCGAAGATAGTAGAATTTtggattaaaatattaaattaataaaaatattaaattaaaatattaaattaataaaatattaaattaatgggTCCACCGCCAGTGGTAACAGGAGTATCTCCTAAGGAAGGACCTCCAGGTACCCGCGTGATTGTTCGCGGTGAATTTCTGGGTAACAAAGCTCAAGATCTCATAGGTTAATTTCACTTTTTAAGATACTCACTTATATTGTTAATGGTAAAGAAACTTTTTCATCAATGGAAATTTTAATGTATTTAGGTCTAACAATATGCGGATGTGATTGCTTCTTATCAGCAGAATGGAAATCTTCAAATAAGATCATTGCCAGATCAGGACCTTGTAAAGGTCGGGGTGATATTATAGTAACTACACGCAGTGGAGGACCAGGAACATCAACCGTACAATTCCGTGGTTATCATGAAACGATAGGTCCTATGAAAGAATCTGCAGTATGGGTGGAGGAAGCTCCTATGCAGAGTTTTGTCTGGGGGAGAAGGACACTCTCTCCAACGAATTATCAACAAGAAGACCCTTTAGGTTTAAGCGTAGAAGGCAATGAGTATGTTCATCTAACATATTTGAGTTAACAGAAATTCTTTAATGTATCATTTTGTAGTAAGAAGTTCCCTGAAGATGAATTAATGGAACTTTTTGGGGAAGGTAGTGGAGATCTTACTAGTGAAAAATTTCACCCTGGTTGGTTCTTATTGCAACATCACCATGCTACTACTTTTGAAGATTTAAGGGCTGGATTGGCTTTTCTCAAAAGAAAAGTGAATTCCCAAAAAGAGGGTCAACTATCATTTTTAAAGGTGATTGTTAAATTAAGGAGACAAGTTAATACTTATATTTTTACTTAGTATCTTGTTTATTTTTTTGTAGGCTAATGTAGGGTCTGTAATGGAACAATTAGATACAataacattattaaaagaacaaTTTGAAACAGATATAAAAACATATGGCAGTGATCCCACTGAAAAGTTAGAAAAAGCTATTAAACAGTCCATGTCAGAGGCTAATAAATTATTTGACGATGTGTTAGCACGAAGAGACAGAGCAGATGCAACGAGAAATGCATTGTCTGTAATGCAGAGATATAAGTTCCTTTTTTGTATGCCAATTAATATAGAAAAGAACATAAAACGGGGCAATTATGATCTTGTTATTAACGATTACACGAgagtaaaaaatttatttaaaaatacagaaGTCGAAGTTTTTAAAAAAGTACTGAATGAAATCGATAACAGAATTGTCATGTTAAAAGCACATTTAAGAAATAAACTTGAAGAAATGCCCTTCAGTCTGGAGGAACATaagaaaataattagaaatctTGTTAATTTGGAAGCTGAAGGAGATCCAGCTTGGGATGCTATAGGTATTTGTCtataatattgtatattacATGTTTGCTAAAGCTAATAATTACCTTTTCCAGTTTCACATTCGAATTACTTGAAGAAAAGTATTACCAATTGTATACAAGAACATTTGGAAGTGGATAATTCAAATGGAGAGGATTGGAACAAAGCAAAGTCAATACAGAACAGTAAACAATCAAAATCAAACAAAAATGATGGGACTAATATTCCCCCAGAAATATCATGTATTGAAACAATTTGTGATATAATTGTCGAGCAACTACCAGACTTATGGAGATTGGGTCAGAGCTACTTTACAGGACAGTTACATGTTGCAGTGGATGCAGAAAAACAGACACCTTTCAAGGTACGTTAAATTATTTATCAAGTGAACATCGTAAAAAAAATTCAACTctgttataaaaaattaattatttcgatACAGAACCTAGTACTGTCAAGCATGGAGCATGCGATGGAAGGTTTGAAAGATACATGTGGCGATGATTTGGATGCTGTATGGCTTTTACATATCTTGCGTAGGATTAGACAAATGTACGCTTCATTAATTCATTTGGATTTACCAAACGAGGCATTAGATATTTTCGGAAAATTTATACTTAACTTGAGGTACAAAATATTGTTACtattttattactattttttAGTTTTGTCATATAATgaattcaaatttttcaaattaggCTGGAGTGTTTTCATACACTATTTAAACAAACGAAAGCAAACATAGCAACATTATACAAAAAAGAAACTTggcaaattgaatatttaaatgaagATGGTGGCGTTACGAAAGTGGTAATAATTGGATCTTGTTTATAAAaatactatatgtatatatattgttttGTTAAATTTGTTCATTTTTGTCTTTATAGCCATATCTGTTTGAAGAAATGGTTATAGAAGTCGCAAAGCGGGCGCGCGATACAGTAGTTGCTTGTGGCCCTCGAGAAGAACCTTTATTTGCTAATCCTGCTCATCATCTTCTATACTATCATTCTATCCAGGCACTGTTTACAACATTCACACGATATTGCCTACAGCGATTGGCATTCAGTGGCTGCGAGGCAGCTCTAGATGTTGACGAATCGTCTGTATCTCAATTAGTTGGTTCTCCTTCTGGCTATAAGAGCAAGAATAACAAGCAACAAGGTCCAGTAAGTTTTACAGCATACTTGCAGCGTGGTATGTTTATAGAGAAGACCATTTATTTCAGGAAAGATAGTCTATATATTAATTGTCGTTAgaaaaaagtacaaaaatttGTAGCATCTTTTGAAGTCAGTGCTATATTTTAGCAttacttctgaattttttatcaGACGTGGGAACAATACCTCTTAATCTCATTAAGTAATATTCGTTATACACTGAACACCATCCTACCAAGAATTCGAGACGCATTGAAGGATCAGGGTTATCCGAGTTTGTCAGATGCGGATGGATGGGGTTCCGATTGGACGCAACTGGGTACACTGGACGCGGCTGTACTGGATGCATATTTGGAACGTCGTTGTGACCCATTAGTTGGCACAATTGAACCAAGTATGTATCTGGGTGGATTAGAATGGGATTTTGAGACTGAACCTACTCACGTGAGACCGTATGCGCAAGAAATCTTAGCAAATTTAATTGCAGTTCACGCAGAGGTATCTATCGTTTTACATTCTTAAGCAATTTTTAATCGTTTAATGTGATTTTTGTGATTGCaatttgtttttctttataGGTGCGCCGTGTCGCACCAGCTTTACTATATCGAGTACTCTCTCACATAGTTGAGACAGTAGCGGAAGAACTTGCAAGACTCATGTCGTGTGTTACTCAATTCGGACCGGCCGGAATTGTGCAAGCACGTACAGATATTACACTCCTGCGGAGTGCCTTACAGTCTTACAGTACACCGAGAGCAAAGTAATAATCTATTTGGTATTTCCTGTTTTTAGTTACACAAATAAAGAAGAtactaatattttaatttttaatctgTAGAGATTTCTTTGAAGAAGCACT of the Bombus affinis isolate iyBomAffi1 chromosome 6, iyBomAffi1.2, whole genome shotgun sequence genome contains:
- the LOC126917540 gene encoding exocyst complex component 2 — encoded protein: MGPPPVVTGVSPKEGPPGTRVIVRGEFLGNKAQDLIGLTICGCDCFLSAEWKSSNKIIARSGPCKGRGDIIVTTRSGGPGTSTVQFRGYHETIGPMKESAVWVEEAPMQSFVWGRRTLSPTNYQQEDPLGLSVEGNDKKFPEDELMELFGEGSGDLTSEKFHPGWFLLQHHHATTFEDLRAGLAFLKRKVNSQKEGQLSFLKANVGSVMEQLDTITLLKEQFETDIKTYGSDPTEKLEKAIKQSMSEANKLFDDVLARRDRADATRNALSVMQRYKFLFCMPINIEKNIKRGNYDLVINDYTRVKNLFKNTEVEVFKKVLNEIDNRIVMLKAHLRNKLEEMPFSLEEHKKIIRNLVNLEAEGDPAWDAIVSHSNYLKKSITNCIQEHLEVDNSNGEDWNKAKSIQNSKQSKSNKNDGTNIPPEISCIETICDIIVEQLPDLWRLGQSYFTGQLHVAVDAEKQTPFKNLVLSSMEHAMEGLKDTCGDDLDAVWLLHILRRIRQMYASLIHLDLPNEALDIFGKFILNLRLECFHTLFKQTKANIATLYKKETWQIEYLNEDGGVTKVPYLFEEMVIEVAKRARDTVVACGPREEPLFANPAHHLLYYHSIQALFTTFTRYCLQRLAFSGCEAALDVDESSVSQLVGSPSGYKSKNNKQQGPTWEQYLLISLSNIRYTLNTILPRIRDALKDQGYPSLSDADGWGSDWTQLGTLDAAVLDAYLERRCDPLVGTIEPSMYLGGLEWDFETEPTHVRPYAQEILANLIAVHAEVRRVAPALLYRVLSHIVETVAEELARLMSCVTQFGPAGIVQARTDITLLRSALQSYSTPRAKDFFEEALVAIPKPVQKDDYARIDMLFVKVKTSMHLQLSCLAYDATNNTPTLIADPNRVTTV